The Desulfonauticus submarinus genome includes the window ATTTTCTATATGTTCTAAATATTCATCCTCAAAATACTTCAAAGTGCTCAGTACAGGGTTAGGAGCAGACTTTCCAAGACCACATAAAGAAAATCCTTGCATTACCTTTCCTAAACTTTTTAATTTTTCTATATCTTCTTTATTGCCTTTACCTTTAGTAATTCTATCCAAAATCTCTTCCATTTGCACTAATCCCTCTCGACAAGGTACACATTGCCCACAGGACTCTTCCACTAGAAAATGAACAAAATACCTAGCAACATCTACCATACAATTAGTTTGATCCATTACTATCATTCCACCAGACCCCATAATAGAACCAAGTTCGCTTAAACGCTCAAAGTCCACAGGCTCTTCTAAATATTTAGCAGGGATACAACCTCCAGAAGGTCCACCTGTTTGTACTGCTTTAAGTTTTCTATTTTTAGGAGTACCTCCTCCTATCTCATAAATAATAGTCTTCAAAGAAGTTCCCATAGGAACTTCTACTAATCCTACATTATTAACAGAACCTGTTAAGGCAAAAACTTTTGTGCCCTTTGATTTTTCTGTACCTAAATTAGCAAACCATTCCCACCCATTTACTATAATATCTGGAACATTAGCATAGGTCTCTACATTATTTAAATTAGAAGGAGAGTTACGAAATCCCTTTTCCACAGAACGAATATATTTGGCCCTTGGTCTTCCAACCCTTCCTTCTAAAGAAGCCATTAGAGCTGTTGATTCTCCGCAAACAAAAGCTCCTGCCCCTGTGGAAATTTTCAAATCAAAAGAAAATTCTGTACCTAAAATATTTTTGCCTAATAAACCTAAGGATCTTGCTTGTTCTATAGCTCTAGTAAGAGTTTTCACAGCAAGAGGATATTCAAACCTCACATAAATATATCCTTGCTTTGCTCCTATAGCATAAGCAGCTATCAACATTCCTTCTAAAACTCTATGAGGATCTCCTTCTAAAATAGAACGATCCATAAACGCACCAGGATCTCCTTCATCAGCATTACAAATAACATATCTTTCACCTTCATAAGAAGCACAATATTGCCATTTTAATCCTGTTGGAAATCCTGCTCCACCAAGACCCCTCAGACCTGATTTTTTTACTTCTTCAATAACCTCTGCAGGAGTCAAAGAACTTAAAACTTTTACTAAACCTTGATAAGATCCATGCAAAATAGCTTCATCTATCTCAAAAGGATCAATCTCTCCAATATTTTTTAAAACGCGTCTTGTTTGCCTAGAATAAAAAGGTATTTCATGAGCTTTAGGAATTCTCTTTTTGCTCCTAGCATCTTTGTAAAGTAAAGAGGGAATAAGCTCTCCCTTTTTAATAGTTTTCTCTATAATTTCATCAACATCCTTTAATTTTACTCTTTGATAATAAATATCTTCTGGAAATAAAATAACTAATGGCCCTCTCGAACAGAAACCATGACATCCTGTAGCCTTAATCTGAGGTTTCACCTTTATATCTAAACCACTTTGTTTAATTTTTTTCTTAAAAGCCTCTAATACTTCGACACTTCCACTAGCTTGACATCCCGTTCCACAACAAATGGTAATAAGTGAACTTGTATTATCATTCTCACTCTTTAATTTTTGATAATATTCTTTAAACTTATCAATTGAACTTAACATAATTATTCCCCTTGGGACAATTCTTGTATCACTTTATTTAATTCATTTTGATTAGTATTTGGGTAATACTTTCCATCAACTACAGACACCATTGCTAAAGCACATGCTCCCACGCAATTAACCGTCTCAATTGTAAAATTTCCATCCTCTGTTGTTTCTCCTGGAGAAATATTCAAATCTTTACATATATTTTTTACTACCTTGTCACTACCTTTTAAATGACAAGCTGTTCCCGTACAAATTTGAATTATATGCTTTCCTCTTGGTTTTAAACTAAATGAAGAATAAAAAGTAACTACTTCATAAATATGAGAAATTGGTAAGTTTAATTTTTTAGAGACATAAAGCAATGCATCCTTTGGCAGGAAATTATATTCTTTTTGTATAGATTGTAAAATCATTATAAGATTTTCTACATTACATTTATATTCAACATCTATAATATTGTCTAGAATCTTAAAATCTATTTCTATTTTTTTACATTTGCAATTGCCCATACTATCTCCTTTCTAACATAGAAAGAGGTTCTTGAACAACCTGTAAATCATATAATTTGGTATTTATCTCTTCTAAAGTTCCAAAGTGTAAACAACCTGTGGTACAATTTTCTACACATACAGGCTGCAATC containing:
- a CDS encoding NADH-quinone oxidoreductase subunit NuoF, with the translated sequence MLSSIDKFKEYYQKLKSENDNTSSLITICCGTGCQASGSVEVLEAFKKKIKQSGLDIKVKPQIKATGCHGFCSRGPLVILFPEDIYYQRVKLKDVDEIIEKTIKKGELIPSLLYKDARSKKRIPKAHEIPFYSRQTRRVLKNIGEIDPFEIDEAILHGSYQGLVKVLSSLTPAEVIEEVKKSGLRGLGGAGFPTGLKWQYCASYEGERYVICNADEGDPGAFMDRSILEGDPHRVLEGMLIAAYAIGAKQGYIYVRFEYPLAVKTLTRAIEQARSLGLLGKNILGTEFSFDLKISTGAGAFVCGESTALMASLEGRVGRPRAKYIRSVEKGFRNSPSNLNNVETYANVPDIIVNGWEWFANLGTEKSKGTKVFALTGSVNNVGLVEVPMGTSLKTIIYEIGGGTPKNRKLKAVQTGGPSGGCIPAKYLEEPVDFERLSELGSIMGSGGMIVMDQTNCMVDVARYFVHFLVEESCGQCVPCREGLVQMEEILDRITKGKGNKEDIEKLKSLGKVMQGFSLCGLGKSAPNPVLSTLKYFEDEYLEHIENKFCRSGVCKELFQFKIDETKCVGCGICARKCPVDAIKGEKKQPHILDTSLCIKCGECYRTCNFDSIHPMPGNSN
- a CDS encoding complex I 24 kDa subunit family protein, translating into MGNCKCKKIEIDFKILDNIIDVEYKCNVENLIMILQSIQKEYNFLPKDALLYVSKKLNLPISHIYEVVTFYSSFSLKPRGKHIIQICTGTACHLKGSDKVVKNICKDLNISPGETTEDGNFTIETVNCVGACALAMVSVVDGKYYPNTNQNELNKVIQELSQGE